One segment of Vespa velutina chromosome 17, iVesVel2.1, whole genome shotgun sequence DNA contains the following:
- the LOC124955147 gene encoding protein YIPF1: MDGDRTKNTDSQFISFHDFSTMNQPSNVGQAQLDIGASTHQTFNNLPNDTTGIGILEDLHGIPNRNEDIPQYSFWTIEYYQKFFNVNTNDVLERIKRSMFPHTTENYLVTHIRPNPDLYGPFWICVTLVFSIAISGNMANYLQTANSSHYHWRYDFHLISYAAISIFLYAWLLPLVLWGALKWTTSMRNTEEELIESYASPGLLEIICLYGYSLTIYIPVAFLWTIQINWLQWTLVIIATFLSGGVLLRSLYPVISGKHRIIYITIILGMHLLLATGFMIYFFHVPSKILPQQANELLSSVLSSTENINNKMMMENVVLNKTIKT; this comes from the exons ATGGACGGTGATCGTACAAAGAACACAGATTCTCAATTTATATCATTCCATGATTTTTCTACGATGAATCAGCCAAGTAACGTTGGCCAAGCACAACTTGACATTGGTGCTTCCACTCAtcaaacttttaataatttaccaAATGATACTACAGGAATCGGTATTCTTGAAGATCTACATGGTATACCCAACAGAAATGAAg aTATACCTCAGTACAGTTTCTGGACAATTGAATATTATCAGAagttttttaatgttaataccAATGATGTATTAGAACGTATAAAAAGATCAATGTTTCCTCATACTACTGAAAATTATTTGGTAACGCACATAAGACCTAATCCAGATTTGTATGGTCCATTTTGGATATGCGTTACATTAGTATTCTCAATAGCAATAAGCGGTAACATGGctaattatttacaaacgGCCAATTCTAGTCATTATCATTGGAGAtatgattttcatttaatatcatatgCCGCAATTTCAATATTCTTATATGCTTGGCTTTTACCACTTGTCTTATGGGGTGCATTGAAGTGGACAACAAGTATGAGAAATACGGAAGAAGAATTGATAgaa tcaTACGCATCTCCAGGACTTTTAGAGATTATATGCCTTTATGGATATTCTTTAACCATTTACATTCCAGTTGCATTTTTGTGGACAATACAAATCAATTGGTTACAGTGGACTTTAGTGATAATAGCCACATTTTTATCGGGTGGTGTATTGCTTCGTTCATTGTACCCTGTCATCTCAG gaaagcatagaataatatatattaccatAATACTTGGTATGCATCTTCTTCTGGCAACAggttttatgatatatttctttcatgtaCCGTCCAAAATATTACCGCAACAAGCAAACGAATTATTATCTTCCGTATTATCATCTacagaaaatatcaataataaaatgatgatgGAAAACGTTGTGTtgaataaaacgattaaaacttAA
- the LOC124955144 gene encoding thyroid receptor-interacting protein 11-like isoform X1 — MAWFGDSLSGLSHLKGQITNFTKEVLSEGIVKEIDDQTMQLKEANERCIQLQELLDTKDAEISVLRRQNCELQKIVLELDTKTKVSNENQEEDGDVFFWDPTSIKSRNSKNQNHARQLQEQLAQATMKIRELEVELKRTQKVNNGSIMDELPDGHQKAEYLRAKQDMVNRIVRMEEKNREVERNVKRMQEDEIALVNDFYTVISKLDYQEKVKLIREALRNLENDKQKSSLIGKKEKSDTDEKFDKTNENNESENFKSDIQDSSSLSNREAELSRKILELQDENKNLNIGIEELDRQHTESIEKLLSLKEDIEKKHQCLQNAYEQLYVDYNQAEGKVLELQTKLSSMEETNKSPLKKESLKSEEKNVQTEECESIKNKGRKDDDNDNDNNNDNSLYELEQRVKEILKNSCVETSESKESIFETVAKRYVETSWKKDVLERKVTEITRNLKETTEMRDNLQLECDDMQAHIDSLLLNIQHLKLNLPSIPEASEERVASLETETESLQEEVKRLREENDTLRKRSNITDLISLKLENGEINLEENFIDNENVVDIVHSDVRRREEDSVEDLKRKLLEFSNETSELRMSLEKYKETIEELKLGKENIAHELKASVCSMEELERELKVTLDVKNELERENGDLIKENEVYRADLARFKETSDDSKKEENDLLEQLREKLDMVNIERNDLEYDLLNMRKELDNALHEADVKQELIMQLSQEKEKFTRENTTLLDQLTANQVESQEKIELLNTERSLLEEEQSELRLELVTCKEKIQQLANNEDKYAMINYEFDIARKKINELLSENNVLYGQLDKIHELEKELNEKKAAENELHLLKNKFIETEAELNNLRLKEKEIAAKELNLLQNKFIETETELNNLRLKEKEMAQVQDDYNEIVILRDTITNLNNKICLSEEKCKQLESNILSLESETNEKILSKENSFENERHKLTNNLEEKNLENEGLKDINNKLTMEIIEMKNQLESTIEANKENSIMAKETIESLSHLIKEKDNEIESLKLNNQANAANSNDLLTIQNERDELVKLVHVKHNESIQYHGEIQRLTLLLNEQASQVRNLLTEQNQITTLLKDKDIELAETRNELQILQERLENIKDTDNNEEICRIPGHLTQVQEMGILNDKCNALEAALIQEQSNNRMLQNQFVESQSKEVNAGKELERLRTHLVEIESSYTEEALIAEEMRKELEGKLLQAEEKLKNSSTVYTSASIRANQQVETLQQQMSLIIQQRDDIQNKLSMAEDKVLSQMTALTNLQIVLEQFQREKERDIKRAMEKLQLQLQESHKKQEELLNEISCLKEQLTEAQEYLQAASRLSEQLDKKTERIEQLNQEVERLTELVNTADQRIEEAMQSGVGKVDKSLMKNLLLGYLSSSTADKSSVLRVFATVLDFTENDRDKAGLNNGIANNSWFSRLSGGNGAPTKDQEASLSAAFVRFLESESKPKPQLPGLPISSSSSPRPTHSRQHSTSSNHSTLLLSNVTLPTFPDFVPARNTGSILKEVLKDS, encoded by the exons aaCGAAAACCAAGAAGAAGATGGGGATGTTTTCTTTTGGGATCCAACGTCGATCAAAAGTCGTAATTCAAAAAATCAGAATCATGCTAGGCAATTGCAGGAACAATTGGCCCAAGCCACCATGAAAATACGTGAATTAGAAGTTGAACTTAAACGAACACAAAAG gTAAACAATGGAAGTATTATGGACGAACTTCCGGATGGCCATCAAAAGGCAGAATATTTACGAGCTAAACAAGATATGGTGAATAGAATCGTACGAATGGAAGAGAAg AACCGTGAAGTCGAAAGGAACGTTAAACGAATGCAGGAAGACGAAATAGCCTtggtaaatgatttttatacgGTAATATCGAAATTGGATTATCAGGAAAAGGTCAAACTGATTCGAGAAGCTCTGAGAAATTTGGAAAATGATAAACAAAAGTCTTCTTTAATcggcaaaaaggaaaagtctGATACCGATGAGAAGTTCGATAaaactaatgaaaataatgaatctgaaaatttcaaatcagATATACAGGATAGTTCTTCGTTGAGTAATAGGGAAGCTGAATTGTCTAGAAAAATTCTTGAATTGCAGGATGAAAATAAGAATCTTAATATAGGTATCGAGGAACTTGATAGGCAACACACGGAATCAATTG aaaaattattgtctTTGAAGGAGGATATTGAGAAGAAACATCAATGCCTTCAAAATGCTTATGAACAACTTTACGTTGATTATAATCAGGCAGAAGGTAAAGTTTTGGAATTACAAACTAAACTTAGTTCAATGGAGGAGACAAATAAGAGTCCacttaaaaaagaatcattgaaaagcgaagagaaaaatgttcaaaCTGAGGAATGTGAAAGtatcaaaaataaaggaagaaaagatgatgataatgataatgataataataatgataattcattGTACGAATTGGAACAAAGGGTGAaggaaattttgaaaaattcatgcGTAGAAACGAGTGAATCTAAAGAGTCAATTTTTGAGACTGTCGCGAAACGATACGTCGAAACAAGCTGGAAGAAGGACGTTTTAGAAAGGAAGGTAACCGAGATTACGCGAAATCTAAAGGAGACGACGGAAATGAGGGATAATTTGCAGCTTGAATGCGACGACATGCAGGCTCACATAGATTCGTTGCTGTTAAATATTCAACATTTGAAATTGAATCTACCATCTATTCCTGAAGCTAGCGAGGAACGTGTTGCCTCATTGGAAACTGAAACGGAATCCTTACAGGAGGAAGTTAAACGATTAAGGGAAGAAAATGATACATTGAGAAAGAGATCAAATATTACtgatttaatatcattgaaattggAAAACGGTGAGATCAATTTAGAAGAGAATTTTATTGACAATGAGAATGTCGTTGATATTGTACATTCTGATGTCAGAAGGCGAGAGGAAGATTCTGTGGAAGATTTAAAACGTAAACTGTTAGAGTTTTCCAATGAGACCAGCGAATTGAGAATGTCTTTGGAAAAATATAAGGAAACCATTGAAGAGCTTAAATTAGGTAAAGAGAATATAGCTCACGAATTGAAAGCTTCAGTTTGTAGTATGGAGGAATTGGAAAGGGAATTGAAAGTTACATTGGACGTTAAGAATGAGCTCGAACGTGAAAATGGCGAtttgattaaagaaaatgaagtgtATAGAGCAGATTTGGCTAGATTTAAGGAAACCTCTGATGAttcaaagaaagaggagaacgaTCTATTGGAACAATTACGTGAAAAATTGGACATGGTAAATATTGAGAGAAATGATTTGGAATATGACTTACTTAATATGAGAAAAGAACTCGACAATGCTTTGCACGAGGCAGATGTAAAACAAGAATTGATAATGCAATTGAgccaagagaaagaaaagttcacGAGGGAGAATACTACGTTGTTGGATCAATTGACAGCGAATCAAGTTGAATCCcaagaaaaaattgaactGTTGAACACTGAAAGATCTTTGCTCGAAGAGGAACAATCGGAACTTCGATTGGAATTAGTTACgtgcaaagaaaaaattcaacaaCTTGcgaataacgaagataaatatgctatgataaattatgaatttgATATTGccagaaagaagataaatgaaCTTTTATCGGAGAATAATGTACTTTATGGGCAATTGGATAAAATTCATGAActcgaaaaagaattgaatgaGAAGAAAGCTGCTGAAAATGAGTtacatttgttaaaaaataaatttatagaaactgaagctgaattaaataatttacgtttaaaagagaaggaaattgCTGCGaaggaattaaatttattacagaataaatttattgaaactGAAACAGAATTAAATAACTTACGtttaaaggaaaaggaaatggCTCAGGTACAAGATGATTATAACGAGATCGTAATTTTGAGAGATACGATAacaaatttaaacaataaaatctGTTTGTCCGAAGAGAAATGTAAACAATTggaatcgaatattttatcgttggaatctgaaacaaatgaaaagattttgtCAAAGGAAAATTCCTTTGAAAATGAAAGGCATAAGTTAACAAATAAtttggaagaaaagaatttggaAAATGAAGGATTaaaggatataaataataaattaacaatggaaataatagaaatgaaaaatcaattggAATCGACTATTGAagctaataaagaaaattctattatgGCTAAGGAAACGATAGAAAGTTTATCTCATCTTATCAAAGAGAAGGATAATGAAATTGAATCATTGAAGTTGAATAATCAAGCAAATGCAGCTAATTCGAATGATCTTCTAACtatacaaaatgaaagagatgAACTTGTAAAATTAGTTCACGTTAAACACAATGAAAGTATACAGTATCATGGTGAAATTCAACGATTAACTCTACTCTTAAATGAGCAAGCATCTCAAGTTCGAAATTTGTTAACTGAGCAAAATCAAATAACTACATTGTTGAAGGATAAAGATATCGAACTTGCGGAAACTCGAAAcgaattacaaattttacaggaacgattggaaaatattaaggacaccgataataatgaagaaatttgTAGAATTCCAGGACATTTGACACAAGTACAAGAAATGGGAATTCTTAATGATAAATGTAACGCATTGGAGGCTGCTTTGATTCAAGAACAATCTAATAATAGAATGTTACAAAATCAATTTGTTGAAAGTCAAAGTAAAGAAGTTAACGCTGGTAAAGAATTAGAAAGATTGAGAACTCATTTGGTAGAAATTGAATCAAGTTATACGGAGGAAGCTTTAATAGCTGAGGAAATGCGTAAAGAATTAGAGGGGAAATTATTACAAGCTGAggaaaaacttaaaaattcttCTACCGTATACACATCGGCGAGCATAAGAGCGAATCAACAAGTTGAAACGTTGCAACAACAAATGTCTCTTATTATTCAACAAAGGGacgatatacaaaataaattatctatgGCAGAGGATAAAGTTTTATCGCAAATGACTGCTTTAACTAATTTGCAAATAGTTTTGGAACAATTCCAAAGAG aaaaggaaagggataTTAAAAGAGCTATGGAAAAGTTACAATTGCAACTTCAGGAGTCGCataagaaacaagaagaattattaaacgaaatcTCCTGTCTCAAg GAACAATTAACAGAAGCTCAGGAGTATTTGCAAGCTGCATCTAGATTAAGCGAACAGCTGGataagaaaacagaaagaataGAGCAATTAAATCAAGAAG tTGAAAGATTAACGGAATTGGTAAATACTGCTGATCAGAGAATAGAAGAAGCAATGCAAAGTGGAGTAGGAAAAGTTGATAA gagcCTTATGAAAAATCTCTTGCTTGGATATTTGTCTTCGTCTACAGCAGACAAATCATCTGTTCTAAGAGTATTTGCCACTGTATTAGATTTCACAGAAAACGATAGAGATAAAGCTGGTCTTAACAATGGTATTGCAAATAACAGCTGGTTTTCTCGTCTTAGCGGTGGAAATGGCGCTCCTACTAAG gatCAAGAGGCATCGCTTTCAGCTGCTTTTGTAAGATTTTTAGAAAGTGAATCTAAACCAAAACCACAATTACCTGGTTTGCCAATATCTTCATCg tcCTCACCTCGTCCAACGCATAGCAGACAGCATTCAACGTCATCTAATCATTCTACATTGTTGCTTTCTAATGTTACACTTCCAACATTCCCAGATTTTGTCCCAGCAAGAAATACAGGATCTATATTGAAAGAAGTATTAAAGGATAGCTGA
- the LOC124955144 gene encoding thyroid receptor-interacting protein 11-like isoform X2, which translates to MKIRELEVELKRTQKVNNGSIMDELPDGHQKAEYLRAKQDMVNRIVRMEEKNREVERNVKRMQEDEIALVNDFYTVISKLDYQEKVKLIREALRNLENDKQKSSLIGKKEKSDTDEKFDKTNENNESENFKSDIQDSSSLSNREAELSRKILELQDENKNLNIGIEELDRQHTESIEKLLSLKEDIEKKHQCLQNAYEQLYVDYNQAEGKVLELQTKLSSMEETNKSPLKKESLKSEEKNVQTEECESIKNKGRKDDDNDNDNNNDNSLYELEQRVKEILKNSCVETSESKESIFETVAKRYVETSWKKDVLERKVTEITRNLKETTEMRDNLQLECDDMQAHIDSLLLNIQHLKLNLPSIPEASEERVASLETETESLQEEVKRLREENDTLRKRSNITDLISLKLENGEINLEENFIDNENVVDIVHSDVRRREEDSVEDLKRKLLEFSNETSELRMSLEKYKETIEELKLGKENIAHELKASVCSMEELERELKVTLDVKNELERENGDLIKENEVYRADLARFKETSDDSKKEENDLLEQLREKLDMVNIERNDLEYDLLNMRKELDNALHEADVKQELIMQLSQEKEKFTRENTTLLDQLTANQVESQEKIELLNTERSLLEEEQSELRLELVTCKEKIQQLANNEDKYAMINYEFDIARKKINELLSENNVLYGQLDKIHELEKELNEKKAAENELHLLKNKFIETEAELNNLRLKEKEIAAKELNLLQNKFIETETELNNLRLKEKEMAQVQDDYNEIVILRDTITNLNNKICLSEEKCKQLESNILSLESETNEKILSKENSFENERHKLTNNLEEKNLENEGLKDINNKLTMEIIEMKNQLESTIEANKENSIMAKETIESLSHLIKEKDNEIESLKLNNQANAANSNDLLTIQNERDELVKLVHVKHNESIQYHGEIQRLTLLLNEQASQVRNLLTEQNQITTLLKDKDIELAETRNELQILQERLENIKDTDNNEEICRIPGHLTQVQEMGILNDKCNALEAALIQEQSNNRMLQNQFVESQSKEVNAGKELERLRTHLVEIESSYTEEALIAEEMRKELEGKLLQAEEKLKNSSTVYTSASIRANQQVETLQQQMSLIIQQRDDIQNKLSMAEDKVLSQMTALTNLQIVLEQFQREKERDIKRAMEKLQLQLQESHKKQEELLNEISCLKEQLTEAQEYLQAASRLSEQLDKKTERIEQLNQEVERLTELVNTADQRIEEAMQSGVGKVDKSLMKNLLLGYLSSSTADKSSVLRVFATVLDFTENDRDKAGLNNGIANNSWFSRLSGGNGAPTKDQEASLSAAFVRFLESESKPKPQLPGLPISSSSSPRPTHSRQHSTSSNHSTLLLSNVTLPTFPDFVPARNTGSILKEVLKDS; encoded by the exons ATGAAAATACGTGAATTAGAAGTTGAACTTAAACGAACACAAAAG gTAAACAATGGAAGTATTATGGACGAACTTCCGGATGGCCATCAAAAGGCAGAATATTTACGAGCTAAACAAGATATGGTGAATAGAATCGTACGAATGGAAGAGAAg AACCGTGAAGTCGAAAGGAACGTTAAACGAATGCAGGAAGACGAAATAGCCTtggtaaatgatttttatacgGTAATATCGAAATTGGATTATCAGGAAAAGGTCAAACTGATTCGAGAAGCTCTGAGAAATTTGGAAAATGATAAACAAAAGTCTTCTTTAATcggcaaaaaggaaaagtctGATACCGATGAGAAGTTCGATAaaactaatgaaaataatgaatctgaaaatttcaaatcagATATACAGGATAGTTCTTCGTTGAGTAATAGGGAAGCTGAATTGTCTAGAAAAATTCTTGAATTGCAGGATGAAAATAAGAATCTTAATATAGGTATCGAGGAACTTGATAGGCAACACACGGAATCAATTG aaaaattattgtctTTGAAGGAGGATATTGAGAAGAAACATCAATGCCTTCAAAATGCTTATGAACAACTTTACGTTGATTATAATCAGGCAGAAGGTAAAGTTTTGGAATTACAAACTAAACTTAGTTCAATGGAGGAGACAAATAAGAGTCCacttaaaaaagaatcattgaaaagcgaagagaaaaatgttcaaaCTGAGGAATGTGAAAGtatcaaaaataaaggaagaaaagatgatgataatgataatgataataataatgataattcattGTACGAATTGGAACAAAGGGTGAaggaaattttgaaaaattcatgcGTAGAAACGAGTGAATCTAAAGAGTCAATTTTTGAGACTGTCGCGAAACGATACGTCGAAACAAGCTGGAAGAAGGACGTTTTAGAAAGGAAGGTAACCGAGATTACGCGAAATCTAAAGGAGACGACGGAAATGAGGGATAATTTGCAGCTTGAATGCGACGACATGCAGGCTCACATAGATTCGTTGCTGTTAAATATTCAACATTTGAAATTGAATCTACCATCTATTCCTGAAGCTAGCGAGGAACGTGTTGCCTCATTGGAAACTGAAACGGAATCCTTACAGGAGGAAGTTAAACGATTAAGGGAAGAAAATGATACATTGAGAAAGAGATCAAATATTACtgatttaatatcattgaaattggAAAACGGTGAGATCAATTTAGAAGAGAATTTTATTGACAATGAGAATGTCGTTGATATTGTACATTCTGATGTCAGAAGGCGAGAGGAAGATTCTGTGGAAGATTTAAAACGTAAACTGTTAGAGTTTTCCAATGAGACCAGCGAATTGAGAATGTCTTTGGAAAAATATAAGGAAACCATTGAAGAGCTTAAATTAGGTAAAGAGAATATAGCTCACGAATTGAAAGCTTCAGTTTGTAGTATGGAGGAATTGGAAAGGGAATTGAAAGTTACATTGGACGTTAAGAATGAGCTCGAACGTGAAAATGGCGAtttgattaaagaaaatgaagtgtATAGAGCAGATTTGGCTAGATTTAAGGAAACCTCTGATGAttcaaagaaagaggagaacgaTCTATTGGAACAATTACGTGAAAAATTGGACATGGTAAATATTGAGAGAAATGATTTGGAATATGACTTACTTAATATGAGAAAAGAACTCGACAATGCTTTGCACGAGGCAGATGTAAAACAAGAATTGATAATGCAATTGAgccaagagaaagaaaagttcacGAGGGAGAATACTACGTTGTTGGATCAATTGACAGCGAATCAAGTTGAATCCcaagaaaaaattgaactGTTGAACACTGAAAGATCTTTGCTCGAAGAGGAACAATCGGAACTTCGATTGGAATTAGTTACgtgcaaagaaaaaattcaacaaCTTGcgaataacgaagataaatatgctatgataaattatgaatttgATATTGccagaaagaagataaatgaaCTTTTATCGGAGAATAATGTACTTTATGGGCAATTGGATAAAATTCATGAActcgaaaaagaattgaatgaGAAGAAAGCTGCTGAAAATGAGTtacatttgttaaaaaataaatttatagaaactgaagctgaattaaataatttacgtttaaaagagaaggaaattgCTGCGaaggaattaaatttattacagaataaatttattgaaactGAAACAGAATTAAATAACTTACGtttaaaggaaaaggaaatggCTCAGGTACAAGATGATTATAACGAGATCGTAATTTTGAGAGATACGATAacaaatttaaacaataaaatctGTTTGTCCGAAGAGAAATGTAAACAATTggaatcgaatattttatcgttggaatctgaaacaaatgaaaagattttgtCAAAGGAAAATTCCTTTGAAAATGAAAGGCATAAGTTAACAAATAAtttggaagaaaagaatttggaAAATGAAGGATTaaaggatataaataataaattaacaatggaaataatagaaatgaaaaatcaattggAATCGACTATTGAagctaataaagaaaattctattatgGCTAAGGAAACGATAGAAAGTTTATCTCATCTTATCAAAGAGAAGGATAATGAAATTGAATCATTGAAGTTGAATAATCAAGCAAATGCAGCTAATTCGAATGATCTTCTAACtatacaaaatgaaagagatgAACTTGTAAAATTAGTTCACGTTAAACACAATGAAAGTATACAGTATCATGGTGAAATTCAACGATTAACTCTACTCTTAAATGAGCAAGCATCTCAAGTTCGAAATTTGTTAACTGAGCAAAATCAAATAACTACATTGTTGAAGGATAAAGATATCGAACTTGCGGAAACTCGAAAcgaattacaaattttacaggaacgattggaaaatattaaggacaccgataataatgaagaaatttgTAGAATTCCAGGACATTTGACACAAGTACAAGAAATGGGAATTCTTAATGATAAATGTAACGCATTGGAGGCTGCTTTGATTCAAGAACAATCTAATAATAGAATGTTACAAAATCAATTTGTTGAAAGTCAAAGTAAAGAAGTTAACGCTGGTAAAGAATTAGAAAGATTGAGAACTCATTTGGTAGAAATTGAATCAAGTTATACGGAGGAAGCTTTAATAGCTGAGGAAATGCGTAAAGAATTAGAGGGGAAATTATTACAAGCTGAggaaaaacttaaaaattcttCTACCGTATACACATCGGCGAGCATAAGAGCGAATCAACAAGTTGAAACGTTGCAACAACAAATGTCTCTTATTATTCAACAAAGGGacgatatacaaaataaattatctatgGCAGAGGATAAAGTTTTATCGCAAATGACTGCTTTAACTAATTTGCAAATAGTTTTGGAACAATTCCAAAGAG aaaaggaaagggataTTAAAAGAGCTATGGAAAAGTTACAATTGCAACTTCAGGAGTCGCataagaaacaagaagaattattaaacgaaatcTCCTGTCTCAAg GAACAATTAACAGAAGCTCAGGAGTATTTGCAAGCTGCATCTAGATTAAGCGAACAGCTGGataagaaaacagaaagaataGAGCAATTAAATCAAGAAG tTGAAAGATTAACGGAATTGGTAAATACTGCTGATCAGAGAATAGAAGAAGCAATGCAAAGTGGAGTAGGAAAAGTTGATAA gagcCTTATGAAAAATCTCTTGCTTGGATATTTGTCTTCGTCTACAGCAGACAAATCATCTGTTCTAAGAGTATTTGCCACTGTATTAGATTTCACAGAAAACGATAGAGATAAAGCTGGTCTTAACAATGGTATTGCAAATAACAGCTGGTTTTCTCGTCTTAGCGGTGGAAATGGCGCTCCTACTAAG gatCAAGAGGCATCGCTTTCAGCTGCTTTTGTAAGATTTTTAGAAAGTGAATCTAAACCAAAACCACAATTACCTGGTTTGCCAATATCTTCATCg tcCTCACCTCGTCCAACGCATAGCAGACAGCATTCAACGTCATCTAATCATTCTACATTGTTGCTTTCTAATGTTACACTTCCAACATTCCCAGATTTTGTCCCAGCAAGAAATACAGGATCTATATTGAAAGAAGTATTAAAGGATAGCTGA